The genomic window GGCCGGGGAGGGGGGGCTCTGCTGGGGGCTGGCCGAGTCTGACCTCTGACCTCTGACCTCCCAGGCCATGGACCTGCAGGAAGGCTACGCCAGCTACGGCCCAGGTGAGTGCGGGCGGGCGGGCAAGGCCACCAGGGCTGGGCAGGCCGGGCTGAGGCCGGAGCCTGGGCTCACCCCGACCTGCCTCCCTCCACAGATGACCCGTACAGCGCCGAGCCCAACGTGTCCAGAATGAAGAGGTGAGGGGGGGCTGCCGGGCAGAAGAGGCTGGGGGGGCTGCGGAGGGGGGCTGCCGGGAGGGGGGGCGGCCCCCCTCATCCCAGCCCTCCGCAGGCCCCCGTCCGGCGGAGAGGGGGAAGTGAGCGGCCTCATGAGGAAGGTGCCCCGCGTGAGCCTGGAGCGCCTCGACCTGGACCTGACGGCCGACAGCCAGCCCCCCGTCTTCAAGGTCTTCCCGGGCACCACCAACGAGGACTACAACCTCATCGTCATCGAGAGGGGGGGGCAGCCGGGGGCGCCCGGAGGCCCCCCCATGCCCCCCATGGCCATGGTCAAGgtgaggaggagaagaggggggccgggggggggggcaccCTGGGCGCGGCACTCACCGCCGCCCGCCTCTCCCCCAGGAGGAAGAGACCGAGGCGGCCATCGGGGCGCCCCCAGGGGTGGAGGGCCTGGAGACGAAGCCGCTGCTGCTCCCCCCCTTGGAGGCCGCGGGGCCCGAGGGCCCCCACCTGGCCTCCCCCAGCGGCAGCACCGGCTCCGGCCTGGAAGTGCTGGGCGGCCCGGACGGGGCGGCCTCGGCCAGCTCGGCGGCCGGCCCGGGAGCCGTGGACGACAGCGCCACCATCTGCCGCGTCTGCCAGAAGCCCGGCGACCTGGTGATGTGCAGCCAGTGCGAGTTCTGCTTCCACCTGgagtgccacctgcctgccctgCAGGAAGTGCCCGGGTAGGGGGCGGCCTGGGGCTGGGGGGGCGGCGGGGGGGCCTCctgaccgggggggggggggggcggcgggGGGCCTCCTGaccgggggaggggggggcggcGGGGGGCCTCCTGACCGGGCCTTCCCCCAGGGAGGAGTGGAGCTGCTCGCTGTGCCAGGAGATGGTGGACTGCAAGGACGAGGTGCCCCTGCCGGGCCCCGAGAGTGTGGCCTTGACCCCCGAGGGGGACGCGTGCCCCGCCAAGCTGTCCGCTTCCAACCAGCAGGTAGGTCCGGGCGGGAGGGGCCGGGGCGGGAGGGGCCCGCCGGGCACTCGCTGACCGCCCGTCTCGCCCCTGCAGAAGTGTGAGCGTGTGCTGCTGGCCCTGCTGTGCCACGAGCCGTGTCGCCCGCTGCATCGACTGGCCACGGACCCCACGCCCTCGGCCGTGAGTGCCGccgcccggggggggggggaaaggggaggggggactCGGGGCTGAGGCCTTGTGCACTGCcccggggtgggggaggggaggggggctcGGGGCTGAGGCCTTGTGcactgtggggggaggggggccccGGCTGAGGCCTTGTTCCGCCCTCCCAGGAGCAGCCGGGCACCCTGGACCTCACTCTGATCCGAGCCCGCCTCCAGGAGAAGCTGTCGCCGCCCTACGGCTCCCCCCAGGAGTTTGCCCAGGACGTGGGCCGCATGTTCAAGCAGTTCAATAAGCTCACCGAGGTGAGGGGGGGGTCTGGAGGGGGGGGGGCCTGCCTGGGGGGGCGGCCCGGCTCCTCCAACCCTGCTGTCCCCCCCAGGACAAGGCTGATGTCCAGTCCATCATCGGCCTGCAACGCTTCTTTGAGACTCGCATGAACGAGGCCTTCGGGGACACCAAGTTCTCGGCTATCCTGGTGgagcccctccctccccccatcccggGCCCCGGCCTGGCCCCTCCGGAGCTGGTGGGCGGCCCCAGCGACGGTaactgagccccccccccccccccatggcttCATGGCCCCTCACTCATCCCCCCTCCTGTCTCGGccctctgcccccccccatgCGGTTTTTACTTGTATCCATTGAATAAAGACGGAACCCAGGAGCCCGAGGCCCCAGTCATGAAGGTGCAGAATGAGCGGCGGGTGGCCCCCGCGGGAGTAGACAGACAGCTGGAAGGGCTGCCATCGGGTTGGTTTTCATGACAATCCCTGGAGGAGGCTGGGGAGCCCCCTgcgctgcccccctcccccaggcgGGCCgcctttgctttcctttgtcaCCTGCTTCTTGTTCTGAGCTTGGAGTTCACGAGACACCCATCCAATAAACTTGCTGGCCATGCCTCTCCCCACGCCTGCCTGCCTGCGctgttcttgggggggggggacatagAGAGCCGGAGCCGGGGGGGCGCCTCAGACACTTTattgggacacacacacacaccccccctCCGCCGCCTCAGTCCCTCCTCAGGTTCTTGAGTCGCTCCTCCAAGTCCGCGTCGGCGTCCGCCAGGGCCGCCGAAGGTTCCGCCTTCTTGCCACCCGCAGCCACGGAGAGGGAGCCGCCCGTGGAGGGGAGATCTGCAGGAGAGCAGGGAGGGGGGTCAGGGATGGGCGCAGGTGCTGGGGGGGGGCGCGGGGGCAGGGGGGACACTCACTGGACAGCTCGTCGGTCAGGCTCAGGCCCAGTTCGTCCAGTACTTGGGACACAACAGCGTCACTGGGGGAAGCAGAGAAAAGGCAGTGAGGGGGGGAGGCTTTGAGGAACCCCCCCCCAGAACAACCCTGGCCTCACCCAACctttcctcctcatcctcctcgtCTCCCATGGCGTCGTCAATGGCGTCGTTCATCATCTCCTCCTTCATGTCCATGATCTCGGCCTGCCGCTCAAACTCCATCATGATCTTCTGGATCTGGGGCAGCTTGAGCTAGGGAAGGTGGGAGGACGACATGTGGGCAGGAGCTCCCCCCACCCACGGGTGCCCTTCCCCAGGACTCGGGCTGGCTTACCCACCTGCCTGTTCATGGTCCCCATGGCTTTGGTGACACCCTTCATGGCCTGCGCCATGGAGTTGTTGGACTTCAGGGTCTGGATCTTCAGGGACACGGCCTGGATGTTGGCCCGCATCATCACAAACTTGCTGACGTAGCGGCGGGTTCGCACCAGATCTCGGGCCATGATTTTCACGGCGTCCTGGGGGACAGCAGGCATGACGCAGGGGGCCCCCCCAGGACCagaccccccccccagcccccagggTGCCTCGTCACCATCTGGCCCTGCTTGGCCATCTTCTTGATGTCGGCGATGATCTTCTTCTCCTGGGTTTCCAGCTTCTGCCGCTCCCTGTCCAGCTCGCGCATGGCGCGGTTCAGGGCCCTCTGGTTCTGGCGAAGCAGCTCCTCTGGGGTTTTCCGGCGCCCAAAGAGCAGGTCCATGGTGGCCACACCGGAGCTGTGGGAGCCAGTCAGTCAGGGCCCTGCACACATGCCAGACCCCCCTTTGGGCCACTTTCTCATTTCTGTCCCTGGGGCCCAGGGCAGGGCCTAGCACACAAGAAGAAACTATCAGGACCATCAGGGCGCTGGGGGCCAGAGTATGCCAGATTTCATCCTGGAGGCTACTGAACGGTGATGAGGGTCTGGACCGGTTGGGGGCTGAGTCACAAGAGAGAAGGAGCATCCCAGGAGCCTAGCAGAGGTGAAATGAACCAGAGGGCGCAGAACTGACAATGACTAGGTGAAACGGACCAGAGATGCCGCCAGGGCCAGTGTGAAATTGGCAGACCTTAGCACCCTAGCTGCTGGGGGaaccaggatgactcctaggtcgTGGGAGGGACTCATCCTGCCCAACACAGAAGCTTGAAAGGGTGATGTGGAGGGCGTAGCCATGTCCCGGAAACCCAGGAAGCCAGATGGTTAGGGATGAGGGGGCAGAGGGCTCAAATCCCACAGCGCCCCTAGGTGCAAGCTTGAGGGGCCATAATCCAAACCCCAAAACCCGAAAGGATCTTAAGAAAGTCCCCATTCTCAGGACTCTCCGGGTCTGGGAGATCTCAGTTCGAATTCTATCCCGACAgccaggctgtgtgaccctgggcaagtcactccccgTTTCCAGCAGTTCCTGCCCCGCCCCCCCCTTATGGAGTTGCAGACCAGGTTCGACCAGCCCAGAAAGGAGTCTAAAGGAGGCTGCCACTGCTCCCCTGCCCCGGCGCTGTGTACGCCGTGGGGTTACCCGGATTACCGAGAGTTTGGTTAGGATGGCTGCAACCAAGACTGAGGGCCCTCGGGAGGGCGTGCAAGGCCAGACGCCGGCGCCGGGGGAGACTCCCTGCGGCAGGCCCCAAAGTCAGGAACCCCTAGGGAGGGAGTTGGGTTCCGAGAGGGTACGGGTCTAGGTCTGGGAGGGCGGGGACTCCTGGGGGCggcgggggggagggggtaaCGTTCCGAATAGGGGGCGAGGCCTTCACTCACCAGCCCCAGACCGAGGCACAACCGCCGCCTTCGGTAGGCTGCCCCCCGGGTCGCGCTGCCCTAGCCGGCCCCTGCTCGCCCAACCCGCTCTACCGCCGCCCGGGGTCGTCTCGCCGCCGCCCGCTTTCTCCCAGAACCCGCCGCTGCTTCCGGAGTCTGGCGCCGTGACGTCACTGCCGCGCGCCCCACCCCGGGCGCCGCACTGCGCAAGCGCACTAGGTCGGGCCTGCCACAGAGGGAGCCTGCGCAGAGGGCAGGACGGCAGCCCCGCCCCCTCTCTTCCCGGGCCGCGGGTCTTTTTGGCCCCCCGACCCGGGCCAAAAGCGCACCCCCGGGGGCCGGCGGACGGACGGACGCACAGACAGAAGGCCACGAGGCAAAAGCGCTGCATCAACATTCCCCTTTAATAACCTGACACGAACTCGAGTGGGAGAGGGGGCGGGGTCCGGGGACAATCcaattcatttcccttctctgatctGGACGAcgggggcgggggcgggcggCGCCCATCAATCacgtggtttaaaaaaaaaaaactaaacccaAAAACGAACTGGGGGCGGGGCGGCCGGAGACCCCTCCTCCCGCGCGAGGCCCCGGCCCCCAATAAATATGTGGCCCGGAAGCCGAGGGGGGCCCCAGCCCCGGGccgcccccctcccccgcccgggccgggaggggaggggggaaggagggggggtCCGGCCCgggtgggggggttgggggggctgtccgtccgtccgtctgcCCGCCCCCCTATTTGAGGCAGCGCTCGAAGTACGTGGAGCCGATGTAGCCGCCGCGCATGGAGCGCTGCACGTTCTGCTCGAAGAGGCGCCGGTTGTTCTGCAGGACCTCGGCCGCCTCCTTGTTCAGGGGGTCCTCGGGGTTGGGCTCCTGAGGAGACGGGCCGCGCGGGCAGGGCAGGTCAGGGCAGGCCCGGCCCGCGGAGCCCCCCGGCGCCTCCCCCTCCCGCGGCCGCCCCCCTCTCACCAAGAACAGATACTGCAGCCCGTAGATGATGGAGTTTATCGTTAGCACTGGCTTCCAGTCCTCTCTgcagaaggaaggggaaggaggccGGCCGCGTGAGCAGCTCCCGCCCCTCCCCCCGGCCCCCCCCCCGGCCGGCCCCCCCTACCTGAGGATGTTGAGGCAGACATTGCCTTCAAGGTCGATGTTGGGGTGGTACACCATGGTCTCGCACTTCACCTTGGGCGGGTCGTGGGGGTAACCCTGGCCAACCTGCAGGCGGGCACGAGGCGGTCAGGCCCGGGCCTGCGCCGGCCCCCCGGCCCTCCCCGGGGAATCGGGGACTTACCTTAAAACTAAACACAAACTTGCCACCCTTGTAGAAGccctgggaagagaagggaaggggaaggaggggaggctTTCGGCCGCCCTCCCTCAGCACCCCCGCCTGCCGGCCCCCCGCCCGGGCCCCCCGGCCCCGCGGGGCTGGAGCGCCTGCCCACGAGAGCCCCGAGGGTGGGGCGGGCGGGCGCCGTGACAGCGCTCACCTCATCGGGGCAGATGACCAGCTTGAAGTTGAGGAGGTCGTCCTGGTCCGAGAAGTCGATCTCGCAGGTCTTGGGCAAGTTGAGCTCATTAATGTCtgcagggagagaaggggaagtgaGCGGGAGAGGCCCGGGAGGGAGGGCCCCGGGAGGGAGGGGGCCCCCGGGACGGGGGGGGCCTCGCCCCGCGCCCTCTGGCCCCGGGCCACCTTTCTGGATGCGGAGCTGCGCGGCCGAGGCCTTCTTGCTGCTGCCCTTGGTGCCGCCCGCcgactcctcctccttcttctgctGCTTCAGGGAGAACAGCTTGATCatcctgccgccgccgccgccttcTCGGGGCCCTGGCCGGCTGGCCGCCCCCGCCCACTGTCCGCCGCCGCCTCCTGCCGCCTGCCCGCCCCGGCTCCGGCCCCGgcccggctccggctccggcccGGCTCCTCCGCGTTCCGGCCCCGGCTGCTCCGCTCAGCGCCGCGCCGCGCGGCCCGTCTCGGCTCCCGTAGCTCGCTCGGGGCGCTTCGGAAGCCCTCGGCTCCCTCCGGAAGGGTTCGGCTTCGCTCGGGTGCCTTCGGCAGTAGGGTTCGACTCCGCCCCGCCCCCCGCCCGGCGGCCGCTCTCGGCCCCGCCCCCTCCTCGCCTCTTCCTTCTCGGTCCCGGATCGGGTGCCTGGctgccctctctctttctcctctctcgtTCACAGACTTCTTGCCGGCTTCAACCTGGGCCCGGCCCTCAGCCTGGGCGGTCGCGGAGGGCCTCGACAACGGTCTCGGGGCGCCCTGCCGCTTCGGTGATTTCCGCGGCCACCTCCCCCGCTTCGGCTCTGGCCGCTCTCGGCCCCGCGGCGCGCATGCGCAGACGCGGCGCGCAGCCCCGGGCTGCGCTCGGCCATTTCCGGGTTGGAGCTTCGGGCGCTTCCGGAGGAGATTGGCCTTCGGGCTGCCGGCGGAGATGGCGGGGGCAGGGGGGCGGAGGGAGAGTGCTGGAGGGCAGGGGATGTGGTTCAGAGGTCCACCGCAACTCGGGAAGAGGAAACGGGCTACTAGTCTCCACGGAGTCCCGAGTGCACACACCGTGGGGACCAGGGCTGGCAGCTGTCACTCTAGGCCCGTCCCGCCGACTTGAGAGTAGCACGCGACAGACGGTATCCGCCCATTGGAGAAGGTCCGGAGAGACTGCACACCCAGCCAATCGAGGCCCGGCACTAGGCACCGGGGGCGGGGCCGAGACGCCATTCTCTTCAGCACCTGGAAATGCCGAGGGGGCTAAGATGACTGAATCGTAGCTGCAGCTTCCTGCCTTCCGGTCTCCATGACAACCTCAGACCTCCTGGAGGGGCGCGTGACGCCTCAGGAGCCTCGGACCCAGGTCTCACCATGGCAACTCGCCGGCCCTTTTGGCCGCGAGAGCGCCGCGCACTACTAGAGAAGCGGTTAGCCCCGGGACGGTGACTAAAGGTGAGAAAGACGCGAGCTCCGGACAgagcagcaggaggaggaggaggaggaggggaggaaggctGTTCCCATGGCAACCCCACTTCGCCTGCGCCCTAGAGTCGAAGCGCCGTGCACTGTGGGAAAGGGCCAGGAGTGTACGCTGGGACTGCTGGGTAGCGTAGTCCGGCTAAGGAGCGGAGCGGGGTGGGGGGCACGTGATGGGCGGAGCGGTGGAGCGCGAGTCCTGCGGGGAGGGGAGGTACGAAAGTACCGGCCGTAGCGTCCTCCCCCGCCCCTTTCTCcgccctcttcttcctcctttggcTCCTCTAGGGCCGCCTGGGAAGGTGGTAGAGGGGAGCCCCTGGAGAGGGATGGGGAGCGTCCCGGCGCTGGGCTAGTGCTGCACAGGCAGGGGAGGCAGGCGCTCTTGCCCCGCCCACTTTACAGAATGGGAAACCGAGGCAGGGGCGGGCGCCCCCGCTCCCCTCCCCCGCAGAGGCCCGCTTTCCGGGCCCAGAGGAGCCGGGAGGGGGGCCGAGCGGGAGAGCCTCCTGGGGGTCCTCCGTGGCTCACAGCCTCGGtgtcctcctctccccaccccaggaGCTGAGTGCTGTAGAGAGGCCGGGGGCAGGGCCGGAaagagccgccgccgccgctgccgccgccgctgctgagGAGGGACCGCCCGCCGCGGGCCCTTGGGTGGGCTGCGACCCCAGACCCCCCATGGCTCACGGCCAGCCCGGAGGGGAGCTCTGGTACTCGGTGCCCTTCCAGCTCCTCTGTCGGGCCGTGCCGCCAGCCCTGAAGTCGTCCCGCAGCCGGAGAGCCCTTCCCAGCGGCCCCGGGCCCTCCGGGGCGCCCCCCCAGGGCGGGGTCCCGGCCCCCCAGCTCCTCCGGCTGCACAGGGAGCTCTCGGCTTCCCTGCGGCCCGGGAGATCCGTCCCCGCCAGTCCCCAGGCCTCTGGACCACGGCAGCTTGGCCGGCCCGGGCCTCAGGTGCGCTCCCCCAGGGGGGGGCCTCCTCCCCTTTGCCCCCAGCCCAGACCTGCCCACTGGCCCGGGAAAGCTGCCCGGGGCCGGGCCAGCCGCAGGCCTGTGTGCAGGGGCGCCGCCCTGAAGGCTTTGCCCCCCACCCCCGCGGGGCTCCCCCTTCCCGCCGGGCCCCCGTCTCCCGGGCCCCGTCTGTCCTGCCTGCTGCGTTCCCTGCAGCTCCGGCCCTGCAGGCCGGCCCAGGGGCTCCTCCTGCTCGGCCTGCCCAGGCCGCCCCCCCAGGCGATCCCCCCCAACTCCCCCACCTCGGCCTTCAGCCCCAGCCCGGCCCCGTCTGGAGAGCCCCGAGCCTCTTCGCACCGGGACGCTCGCCGCCACGGGCGGGCCAGCTGCAAGGACGGCGTCTCTCTGGGTGAGGCTCCCGGCGGCCCGCTGGGGAGGGGATGGCGTCGAGGCCCTGCggaggctggattcgaactccAGCCTGCGCTCGGTGCTGTTGCCCAACGAACTAAGCCAGAGTGGCCGGGCAGCCGGAGCGTTCCCAAAGGGGCGCTTGGGGGAGGCCCACCCCGGAGGGGAGGAGCCCCCGCTGGCCAGCCCCGGGCTCCCCTTGAAGGCCAGCAGAGGTGAGGGCGCCCAGCAGCAAACCAGAGCACCTGGGGCTCCGCTCCCAGAAGCCAGTGACTGGGGGGGCACCAGGCCGGGGTCCCCGCCTCCGGGCAAGCGGCTGagtccctcctctcctctccagaaTGGGGTGAAGGCTGTCCTCGCCCCTCTGGGCGAACGCTCCTTCGCAGCCTTCCACAAAGGCTCTCGGGACAGCCCCctgtttacagaggaggaaactgaggcaggccagAGCAGGAGAAGGGCCCCCACAGGGTTGGGGCGTTGGGTGCTCCATCCCGCGCCCTGGTAGGCAGGGGGGCCCTCGGGGGGTCCCCTGGGAGCGGGTTAGACCGCAGGGTATGCAGAAGGCCTCGCCCGCGAGGCAAGGAGCTGCCGTGGGCTCCCAATCGGCGGCGCGCGGGTGACGGCCTCCTTTCCCCCCAAACAAGGAAAGGCCGTGCAGTGGTGACCCGGCGCGAGCTCGTTGGGTGAACCCCAGGAACGAGTGGCTGAGCCTCAGATGGGGACCAGACGCCGCGCCGCGCCCGCGAGGGGCCCACAATTAAAAGCGAACCCTACCCTGCCGGGGAGTCTCGTTTCTAGGCGGGGGGCGGCGCTGAGTCCGTGTCCCCTCCCCCCAGACGGAGCGGGGCCTCCCTGCCGAGTGTCCAGTCAGCAGGACCCAGAGCTGCGCTCCCAGCGAAGCCGCCCCAACCCCGGCAGCTTCCCGCCCTTGGGTCCCCGGGTCAGGAGACTCTGGGGCTGGGACCCAGGTGAACTCGGGGTCGCCGGGGGTGGCGATTTGAGTTCCTGTAGAGGAGGGGGACAGGGAAAGGGTGcgggatttctcccgcctggcctgtgccggGGGGTCCTCCGCCGCGAGGAAGACGAGAGGCTTTTAAGGAGGGAGCTCGAG from Monodelphis domestica isolate mMonDom1 chromosome 4, mMonDom1.pri, whole genome shotgun sequence includes these protein-coding regions:
- the UBE2M gene encoding NEDD8-conjugating enzyme Ubc12, with the translated sequence MIKLFSLKQQKKEEESAGGTKGSSKKASAAQLRIQKDINELNLPKTCEIDFSDQDDLLNFKLVICPDEGFYKGGKFVFSFKVGQGYPHDPPKVKCETMVYHPNIDLEGNVCLNILREDWKPVLTINSIIYGLQYLFLEPNPEDPLNKEAAEVLQNNRRLFEQNVQRSMRGGYIGSTYFERCLK
- the LOC130458790 gene encoding proline-rich protein HaeIII subfamily 1-like, which codes for MAHGQPGGELWYSVPFQLLCRAVPPALKSSRSRRALPSGPGPSGAPPQGGVPAPQLLRLHRELSASLRPGRSVPASPQASGPRQLGRPGPQVRSPRGGPPPLCPQPRPAHWPGKAARGRASRRPVCRGAALKALPPTPAGLPLPAGPPSPGPRLSCLLRSLQLRPCRPAQGLLLLGLPRPPPQAIPPNSPTSAFSPSPAPSGEPRASSHRDARRHGRASCKDGVSLGKAVQW
- the CHMP2A gene encoding charged multivesicular body protein 2a, coding for MDLLFGRRKTPEELLRQNQRALNRAMRELDRERQKLETQEKKIIADIKKMAKQGQMDAVKIMARDLVRTRRYVSKFVMMRANIQAVSLKIQTLKSNNSMAQAMKGVTKAMGTMNRQLKLPQIQKIMMEFERQAEIMDMKEEMMNDAIDDAMGDEEDEEESDAVVSQVLDELGLSLTDELSNLPSTGGSLSVAAGGKKAEPSAALADADADLEERLKNLRRD